CAAATCCAGCAGCAGCAAGGGGTACATGTAGTCACCCTCAATGCTGAGATGTCGATGCAGGCTGATACCAATCCCGATCTCGCTAACGTGATTCAGCAGGCAGAACTGGTGATTCCTGATGGAGCTGGCGTGGTGCTCTACCTACGGCTGCGGGGCAAGCGAGTGCAGCGCTGTCCTGGCATTGAATTAGCGGAATCACTCATTCGGCGATCGCCCGATGCTGGGGGAGAAGGCAAGGCCGCTTCTCTATTCTTTTACGGTGGTTCACCGGGAGTGGCGCAACAGGCCGCCGATCAATGGCAAAGCCAACTGCCCTCCTTGGCGATCGCCGGGGTGCAGCATGGCTACCTGAGTGCGGATGAACATCGAGACTTGTGCGAGACGCTGGCGGCAAAGCAGCCGGCCATTATTTTGGTTGGTTTGGGGGTGCCCCGCCAAGAGTTTTGGATCCATGAGCATCGACATCTTTGCCCCCAATCCATTTGGATTGGCGTGGGCGGCAGTT
This is a stretch of genomic DNA from Candidatus Obscuribacterales bacterium. It encodes these proteins:
- a CDS encoding WecB/TagA/CpsF family glycosyltransferase encodes the protein QIQQQQGVHVVTLNAEMSMQADTNPDLANVIQQAELVIPDGAGVVLYLRLRGKRVQRCPGIELAESLIRRSPDAGGEGKAASLFFYGGSPGVAQQAADQWQSQLPSLAIAGVQHGYLSADEHRDLCETLAAKQPAIILVGLGVPRQEFWIHEHRHLCPQSIWIGVGGSFDIWAGTKTRAPQWLRDNHLEWTYRLYQEPWRWRRMLALPKFAWRALWHG